A region of the Stieleria neptunia genome:
CAAACTGCGCGATCTGATGATCACCGAACCGATTTCGGTGCCCGACACGACGCCGCTGGATGAATTGATCGAACTATTCGATGCCCATCACTTTCTGGGCGTTCCGGTGGTCGATCACGACGGACGGCTGAAGGGCGTCCTGCACCGTGAAGCGGTCAATTACGAAGAAACCCGCGCGGCCGAAAGCGACTATCTCAAGAGCCAGGGGATCGTCGGCGGCGAGGAGCTGCGTTCAATGCCGCTGTGGCTTCGTGCCCGCCGGCGACTGAGTTGGTTGAGCATCAACATCTTGCTGAACATCGGTGCCGCCGCGGTGATCGCCTACTTTCAAGAAACCCTGCAAGCGGTGATCGCGCTGGCCGTGTTTCTGCCGATCATCAGCGACATGAGCGGTTGCAGCGGCAATCAAGCGGTCGCGGTCAGCATGCGTGAACTGTCGCTCGGTTTGGTACGCCCCTCCGAAGTCTTTCGCGTTTGGTGGAAAGAGGTTTCGGTGGGATTGATCAACGGAGCGGTTTTGGGGTTGTTGGTCGCCATCTGCGCCGTGATCTTTGACGGCAACGGCTACCTGGGCCTGGTCGTCGGCGTCGCGTTGTTCGCCAACACAATCGTCGCGGTCTCGATCGGCGGCGTGGTACCGCTGGTGCTGAAACGATTCGGGTTCGACCCCGCCGTCGCCAGCGGGCCGTTACTGACCACGGTGACGGACATGTGCGGCTTCTTCCTCGTGTTGGGCTTGGCCACGCTGCTGCTCTCGCGGCTGGTGGCCTGAACCGTGGCGTAAGCTTCCAAGTGGCGTAAGCTTCCAGCTTGCGGTTCCCCATCAACACCGCATGGCGGGCAGGATGCTTCCGTCACGCGAGAGGTAAGCGTTCTATCTGCCCATGTTGACCGACTGGTTAGCGTGATGGGTTTCTTTCCACTCTCAGGAGAAACCCATGCCGCAGTTTCCCAACCCGCAGCTCGCACAGCAGTGGCGTGACCGTATTGAACGGTTCGCCCAATCCGACCTAACGGTCGCCGATTTCTGTGATCGGGAAGGCTATTCGGTTGCCTCATTCTATCAGTGGCGGCGTAAGCTGCGTTCCTCTGTTCTCGTTGATCCGTCAGCCCCCAGCGATCGACCGGCCTCGTTCGTCGCTGTTGAGCTTCAGCCCGTCGCGATGGAAGCGGCCCAACTGAATGGCCTGGAAATTGAATTGCCTGGTGGGGCCGTTGCTCGCCTCGACCAGAACGCCACCGACGAGCAGCAACGCAGACTGATCAAGAACGTCGTCGAGGCACTCAGCGAGGTGGCATCGTGATCGCACTTGCACCCACCACTCGGATCTTTGTCTACACCGAGGCGACCGATATGAGGAAGAGTTTCAATGGCTTGTCCGGACTCGTCAAAGAACATTTCCAGGTCGACTTGTTCTCTGGTCATCTGTTCGTCTTTTTCAACCGCCGGCGCGACTATGTCAAGATTCTGATGTGGGACTGTGATGGCCTGGCTCTCTGGTCCAAGCGACTCGAAAGTGGAAGCTTCGAGAAGGTTGTCTCCGAGGAACAAGGCAGCTTCGAAATCGATTCCGCCGGCCTGGTCATGATGCTCCGCGGTGTGCAGATTGAAGGATCGCAACGACGCAAACGTTACTCGATCGATCAGCCGCAGGCGGCCTGACCACGTCAAGCAAATCTTTCTTAAAAGCGTCAACGCAAGGCTGATCGAAGCCTTGCGTTTTTTGTTTTGATGGCGATAACAGCGGCATGGCTACTTCGGAAAACAAAGACGACTTGCAAAGCGTGTTGAGGGTCAACGCTGAGCTGATTGAAACGGTTGAACGATTGCAGAAAGCCAACCAACAACTCCGCGAAGAACTGGAACTCTATCGTCGAAAGTTCTTCGGCAGGTCTTCCGAAAGGCACGTCGAAGATGACTCGCAATTGCATCTGTTCGACTTAGGTGAGCAGCAAGCCGAGAACGACGATGCCGAAGACGATGAAGCAAACCAGCCACGCCGACGTCGTCGCAAGAAGAAGTCTGAGAAGCTGCCAGACCATCTCAAACGCAAGGTCATCGAAGCGGACGTTCCGGTCGAACAGCGAATCTGTCCTTGCTGTGATGAAGAGATGCCGATTGTGGGCACCGACATCAGCAATCGATTGGATTTTATCCCCGCAGAGTTTTTCGTTTGGGAGATCCATCGCCATAAACGTGCATGCTGCAATTGCAAAGAATCGATCGCTCAGGTGCCTGCCGGCGAGGAACCCTGCGGCCTGACAACGCCGATCCCCGGCAGCGATTATGGCTTCGGTGTTTACACGCAGCTGATCGTCAATAAATTCGCCGATCATCTACCGCTCTATCGCGGAGAAGACATCTTCGCCCGCGCCGGGATGCTGATCCCTCGCAACACACAATTTGGGATGCTTGCGAACATCGCGGCATTGGCCGGCGTGGTGGTGGAACTGATGAAGTCGCAAATCGTCTCAGGCGATGTGCTGGGTGTGGATGATACGTCGGTTCGTCTGCAGGATCACAGTTTGCCGGGCAAGATGCGGACTGCACGATTCTGGCTGTACCGAGGCCGTGAGGATCATCCGTATAACGTGTTCGATTTCACAGAAAGCCGCGGGCGCGACGGCCCCGGCAAATTCCTTCGTGATTTTCGCGGCCACGCGGTGGTCGATGCTTATGGAGTCAACGACGGAGTCTATCTGGGAGCACAGAATCAGATCTTTGCCGCGTGCTGCAATGCGCACGCACGTCGAAAGTTCGTCGAAGCCAGACCGAACGACCCGGTCGCCGCTGCGCAGGCACTGGCGTTTTACCGTGGCTTGTACAATGTTGAAGATCGCGCGCGGGAAGCATCGGTGGCTGAACGCCTGGAACTGCGCCAGAGCGACTCCGTGCCGATCATGAACGGCCTTCACGACTGGTTGCTGCAGATGAATGATGATCGCCGTGTGCTTCCGAAGAGCTCGATCGGCAAGGCGGTGCGTTATGCATTGAACCAGTGGGACGAGTTGTCGGTGTTCCTCGGCGACGGTGCAATCCCGATTGACAACAATGCGACTGAAAACGAACTTCGCCGTTTGACGATCGGTCGAAAGAACTGGCTGTTTGTCGGCTCGAACCGAGGAGGGCACGTGGCGGCGACGATGTATAGCCTGGTGTCTTCGGCGGCACGGCATCACTTGGATGTGTGGGCCTATGTGGACGACTGTCTTCGCCAGTTGGCAAGTGGCAGCACAGATTACGAACGCCTGCTTCCAGACGTGTGGCGAAAGGAACACCCAGAGTCGATCCGTCCGTACCGCGACGCCGAGCAGAAGGCGCGACGCTTGACCACACAACAACGTCGAACGCGTCGCCGCGAGGCGAGGGTGGCGTGATGGCGAACCTGACCGAGCGAATCCAACTGACGCGCGAACATCGTGACTTGATCCTGAAGTACGGCTACGTCTCAGGCCGTTTGGAGACGTCGCTGCGTCGCTGGCCGAAGGATCAAGTGATTCGCCGAGTGGGAATGACTCGGGTCGAGCTGCAGTGGCTAATCGGCGACCTGAGTCACGTATGCGTCAAAGGCAAAGCGGGTTCCGATGTCGAAGCGGTTGCTGACCTGTGCGACCACCTCGAATACGCCCAGCAAACCGGGGATGGTGATCTCGACATTCTATGGTGACGTCAGATCGGATCTCTGCCATTTGAGCAGCCCAAGTGGCAGACGCTACGACGAGCAAAGCTATCGCCAGCTTCGAGAATCCACTGGCCGTAGTTGATCAGCGATCCAAAAGCGGCAGCGTCTTGAACTCTTGTGGCACATGGCGGATCGAAGGGCGCTTGACCAACGTGACATGCGAGGTGTGATCCAGCGGTTCTTCCTTTTAGCAAAAGACTGAATCTGTTGACCGCACTTCGCGCGTTCGCTTGGGAGTCGAGCGGAAAAAGAACTCAGGGACACCCCAGTGAGATCAAAACGCAGTATCCGGGGCAGCGCCGATGAACTGCGTGCTGAAGACATTTGAAGCTGCTGCCGGCGCATCGGTTAGGCTACAAACACAAAGCGTGATTTTGGACCGCGGTGGCGATCAATGTCTCCGGCGTCGTTGCGTTGGTCACAGGCCCCAAATGTTGATACGCCGACACCGCCACTGCGCCCAATTCGCCACACCGTTCCGATGAATCTTCGGATTGGTGAAAAGCAGTCGCCGGCCGGCCGAGCCACGAAGCGGCACCCGGGCAGATAGAACGCTTACGCATCACGATGCTCAAGTCGCCCCGCCACGTCGTCGTCGCAAGAAGAATCCCCAGAAGCTGCAGATGATCCTGCTGAGTCAGCGGACGCGCGACAACAAAAGAAAGCTGAAGCCGTAACCGCGGAACTGTTGGAGCGTTGATTCAACACGGACCTGGAAAGGCTATGCGATAATGGATCCGGGGAATAACACCCACGCACATCAGTCACAGCGTCATTCCCTGAAACCACACCTTTGACGTGGCAACGCAGTGAAGCACTTGTTTCTAGTTTCAGAACCCTGTCCCCTCGCCTTCCGCCCAGGGGTCGTCGATCCACCAGCGACCATCGATCTTTTTCAGTTCCATGCGACTGCGTTCATTGGCATCAATTGCCCAAACGCCCTTCGGGTTGGTTTCGATCTCGAACTTCTTACGTCGCTTTGGCCTTTCGGCTTCGTCAGGGACGGCTTCGTCCGCCGCGTCGAATTCAAGGACAAACTGCCGAGGGTTCTTCAACATCGAAGGCGTGGTCGCTGTCAGCATCAGCTCCTTTTGCGTCGGCACGCGAGATGCATCGCCTTGAAGTCGCTCGCGAACACTGGCGGCAGCTTGGTACAGCCCTGCCTTGGCGATCGACGGCACGTTGTCGATCATCGACCGAGCGAGTAACGCTTCGAGTTCGTCAGCCTTCCTGCGCTGCTTATCTTGCAACTCGTCATCTGGAATTTTTCGGTACATTTCCAACATGGCCGTCGCGATGACAAGATAGTTTGCCGCGAACTGATCGATCACCTTGTCCGAATAGCATTCTAAACAACCCGCCACGTCGTCGCGAAACTGACAGTCGGCGTAATACGTCATCAGCGATTCGGGAGTTGCGAAACCGGGGTTTGCCTCAGCGGAATGAATCACACCGTCCGTCGCCGAGTCGACCGAAATGTACTGCTGACGTATTTGGAATGCATAAGTGCTGCCAGGCCTCGCGACTTGCGGCATCACCATTCGTACCGACCAAATCTTGAAGGTGTCACCGCCTAGGCTCCCGAAACGTGCGATCACATCCAACTTGCAGTCTACTGGCAGTTGATGAGTGTTTTTGATCTCTTGAAAGTTTGCGAAAGTTTTGTTGTCGACCGAAGCTTCATGGCGGCGAGACTTCCAATTAACGATTGCCGCCAGTACTTCGTCGACTGTCAATGGCGGCTGACGTTTGCCATCGACCGAATGATGCATCGCATTGAATTCGGTGATCGCAGCGGCCAGCGGCGTTGCCCGTTCAATCGCGGCGGGCAGTCTGGGGGCCCGGAAGTTCACGGGTGGAGCAAGGTAACGTTTGCGAACGAGAACCCTTGATTGAGAGTAGCGATTCACCAGTTCGATGCTGTAAATCTTGATCTCTCCATCATCCGTCACGACTTCCGATTCGCCCCCTGCGATTGCCCATTGCTCCGGTAAATAGCGTCCGATTCCGAGGTTGGTTAGGAAACCCTTGACTTCAACGGATAGCTCGCCATCGGTTTGCAGTTTCCATTGGCTTAGCGAAAGCAATTCGTCGACGGTGAGCGGAGGCTGGTGATCGTCGCCACCGGCTGCGATCATTCTGCGATTGAACGCTTCGACTTTGCCAGCCAATGTGCTGGGGTCCGCGGGCGCACCTAATGCTTGGAATTTGCCGTCACCATGAAGTCTTGATGCTGCGTCGCCGATCAAATGAAAATGATGGTGGTCGATGTAGACCACTTTGATTGCATCGCGTTCGTCAATGGAATGGGGGATTGGATAATCGACTTCTTGTTTCTCGTCGGAATAGACCGTGCATTTATAGTGCGCGTGGTGGAGTTGTGCTGGACCAATCAGAGGATACACGCGAGGAGGATCGATGTAGTCTGCGATTTTCTCTTTCGTTATTCGCACATTCTCTCGCCGCGTTTTCCAGATCGATGCAATGTTGCCTTTTGCAAAACGTTGCGACTCTAGAACGCGGAGGATTTCCTGATCGCTGGGAGGATCAAGGGCAATCGCGTTGCCGCCTTGCGTTGTTGGGCCGGGGATTGGCACGAAGTTGGCGAGGGGATGCTGCTGGGTCGCAATTGCGTTTGCTCTCTGGTAAACCGGTGCTGGTCCGGCATTTGGATTCGGGCCATTTCGATCGTCGAAGCCATACACATCCAATTCACGCACCTTGTCCGGTGCCAAGCGGACATCAATCTTCGCCAACCAAGTCTCGCCGCGTTTCAGCGTCACGCGACCGCCTGAGAGATGAACGTCGGTTGCTTGGCCATCGACTTCGATGCGGTAGTTGCCTGCACTTAAACGTGTTGTGGCACCATCGAGAGAAACGCTGAGTTGGTCGACGATTTTTTCGCCTTGAATGATCCGAATCGGAACGTCTGCCTGCGAATTACTTTCGATACGAAGGGTGCCTTTGTTCGTTTCAAGCACGATCACGGTTGCGAGGACTGCAAAGAAGGCGAATGCGGCGGTGGCGATCAGCCAATGGGTGAATCGGCCCCGTGAACCGTTGGCGCTACCTTTGAAAGTCGACGGGTGAGTTGAAAGGCCCGCGGCTAGCGCCGTCGGCTCAGGCGGACGGACCATGATGTTCGGTTGTTGCAGGTGGGCGTGCCAGTTTTGCAGCAACTCGGCTACTTCGGCGGCCGTTTGAAAGCGATCATCGGGCGATTTGGAAAGCAGCCGCAACACGGTTTGTTCCAACCATTGGGGGACGTCGGCGTTGATGGACCGAATACTGCGTGGTTCGTCATTGCCAATCCGATTGAGCACACCCATCGTCGTCTCGGCGCGGAAGGGGCTGCGGCCGACAAGCATGAAGTAAACAAGACTACCGAGTGAAAACAGATCGCTGCGGTGGTCGATCGTGTCGCCGTGGGCTTGTTCAGGGGACATGTATTGCGGTGTGCCGGCGATCACGCCCGACCGCGTCATGCTGGCGTCGTCGACGGCGCGGGCGAGACCAAAGTCGGTGATTTGCACGCGTTCGACGCCATTTTCCAGCAACACGTTGGCGGGTTTGATGTCGCGGTGAACGAGGCCCTGGTCATGGGCGGCGGCGAGACCTTCGGCGACCTGCGAAGCGATGCGGACGGTTTCGAGGATCGACAACGGGCCGTCCGCGTCGACGCGTTGTTGCAGACTTTGGCCTTCGACGACAGGCATCACCAAGTACGGCAGCCCATTGTATTCATCGACCGTTTGAATCGGGACGACGTGCGGATGAACGACGGCGGCGGCACTTTTTGCTTCGCGTGAAAATCGCCGGCGGGCAGCCGCGCTGCTGGCCAGTTCAGGTGCGAGGACTTTCACGGCACAGTGTCGCCCGAGTGAAGTGTCGAACGCCTGCATCACGATGCCCATGCCACCGCGACCGAGAATCCGTTTGATTTCGTAGCGGGCGAAACGGCCGAGGGTGTCGGGATCGTCGGACGATTGAAGGAAGGTGGGGCAAGCTTCCGGCTTGCCGTCTTCCAATTCCGCAAGCTGAAAACTTGCGCCACCACGCAGCAACTCACCCGCCTTGTCCATCGTCAATCCATCTTCCATCAGCGATTCCAACGCCGACTGACACTCGTCGCACTGTTCGACGTGCGACGCGATCTCAGCCGTTTCGGAGACAGCTTCTTCGTCCAAAAAGCGAGTCAGCGTTTTGCGGTCATAATGAAAACGGGCAATCATCATCCTGTACCTCTTTTCGTAGTCTTGCCAACACGCGGCAGCGGGCCACGCGAACGCCTCCTTCGGTCTTCCCCAATCTCTCGGCGGCTTCCGCGATCGAGATTCCCTCGACGGCTGTCATCCAGAACGCATCCCAAATCGGTGGGCTGATCGAACCACGCAACCGTTCGGCGGCCCTCGCCAAGAGGGCTCGCTGGTGCTCCACCCGCAGCAGGGTCAGTGTTTCGCTGCGTGCCGGTTGCTCGCCGATCATCGCTTGCACTTCCGAATCGCCGCTGCCGACATCACGAGGGCCGCGAGTCAGTTTGTTGACGACCTGGTCGCGAGTGATCTTCAACAACCAGCCACGAAACGAACCGCCTCGTCCAAAATCAAACTCGCCAACCTTGCGGCCGACGGTTGCGAAAACTTCCTGCGCTAAATCTTCGGCATCGGCATGTTGCAGCCCTCTCGCGCGGGCGACCCGATAGACGACCGGCTGGTACAAACCGACAAACTCCGCCCAGGCATCGTGTGACGCCGGATCATGGAGCTGGCCGATCAACGACGGTCGTGTTTTGGGGTCCTGCACAATTTGTCTCCACCAGTTACCCACGTCTCGACGTCAATTGTTACAAGAAAAAACAATCGGATTTCAGGTCCAGTTCAAACGGCTGTTTCCCGATCCTTCTCGCTGATCACCACCATTTAGGACCGCCGGAAGAATAAGTGGCGGGGATTGATTGTGGGATAGGCTTCCAGCCTGTCGTTATCGCCCACGCTAGGGCGTCAGCATCACGAGACTCAGATCATCCGGCTTGCCGTGCTCGGAGTGCATCCGATCGGTCGCCTGATCGACCAGCGATCGCATGCGCTTGATCGGCGGGCCGACCCGGGCGAGCGCGCAAACCTCATCCAGATGCAAGTTATCGAACAGCCCATCGCTTGCCAGCAAGACGGTATCGCGCGCGGCCAGACGAACGGTCGGACCGATTTCGATGTGCATGCTCTTGGAACCGACCAGATTGGAGACATAGTGTCGATCGTCGTGATGCATCGCTTCGTCTTCGCCCATCAGCCCGGATTCGACGGCATAGCCGACCGGTGAATGGGACGTCGATTTCCACTTGACCAAACCACGCTGTCCGACGACCAGGGCCATGGAATCACCGACCTGGTACCCGCGGGCGACGCGATCCTGAACTTCGATCACCGTCAGAGTGGTCGCGGCCCCGATCGCGAGTTCCAGAATGGCGGCATTGGCCCGCTCGATGCCGTCAAGAATCAACGGTCTGAGGTCACCGCTGACGGATTGGGACGAGACGCTCTCGAGCAGACATTGCATGGCAATCGCCGACGCCTTGTGCCCCACCGGGGAACCGCCCACGCCGTCGGCGACGGCCAACACCAATCCGTCATCCAAGGTGCGGATGATCGCGGCGCTGTCGTCATTGGGGTCTTGTTTGCCGGGGCAGGTGCGGGCAAACGCCAACACATGGCCTTGGCCGTGGTCGAAGACCTCTGGTTCGCCCATCTCGCTTTCGAGATAGAGCCGAGTCGGTGATGGTGAATGGTCGGGGAGCAAACGGGAGCCCTTGGGCGGCGGTGTGGAAACAAGGCGTCCGGAAACGATTTAACTCGATTTTCGTTTACGAAGAACGTGGCGAATCGCTTTCATCCGCGATTTCTCCCACTCCGACGCCATTTTACCGGCATCGGCGTACCGATCGCGCGGCTTGACGGCCACGGATTTGCGGATGATGCCGATCAGGTCCGGATGGACGCGTTTGCGAATCGTCGCCGCACCGGGAAACGGCCAGTCGAAGGGGTACTCCGGCCACTTGCTGGAGAACAGGCGGTAGGCGATCAAGCCGAGCGAGAACACATCGCTGCGGGTCGACGGTTTTCCCATCGCCTGCTCCGGCGGCATGTAGCCGAGCGTCCCGGTGCCCGAACCGTTGATCGTTTGCTGGGCGACCTTGGCGATGCCGAAATCCGCCAGCCGCAACCAGTCGTCATCGAACAGCAGGATGTTTTCGGGTTTGATGTCGCAATGAATCACGCCCATCGAATGGGCGTAGGAGACCGCTTCGAGCAATTGCGACATCAATTCGAAGCCCAGCTCGAACCGCATTCGCTTGGCCAATCGATCATTGAGCGTTCGTTTGGCCAGCGGCGACACGATGACAAAATGCCCCTCGATGAACCGGGCGTCACGGATCGGCAGGATGTTGGGATGATCCAGCTCGATCGTCAACTTGACCTCACGGCGAAACTCGTCGATCAGTTCGGGCGTGACCCAGCGTGAATTCGGGATTTTCAGCGCCACCTTGGTCGACAGCAGGGTATCGGTGGCGGCGTAGACGTCGGCGAATCCTCCCTGTCCGATCCGTCGGTTGAGCCGATATTTTCCCAAACGGCTTCCGACTCGAAGTCGCGGGGCATCGCTGGAGATGGGGTAGTCAGTTCGTTTTGCCATGCCTTTGTCGTCGCTCGTCGTTTCAGCTTCGCATCACTGTAGCGTGCATCCGGCGGCAACGGCGAGCGGTGGACCGCCCGCGACGGAAAGAAACGCCCGCTGCAAAGTATGCACCCGCTGCCCTATAATAGAAGATGATTTGCCCCCTACTCACTGAAAGCCGCGCGCTTTGCGATCGTCACCCCAATGGTCTCAGGTTCATCTCATTCTTCCAGCCAATCTTGGTTCGGCAAGTCCGTCGCCCCAGGCGAATCAGTCAACTCGGAATTGTTGATCACCGAAAGCTACAGCAGTCGCGATGTTGGGATTTCCCTGCGCGTGATTCGGGGCCTTGGCGACGGCCCGACCGTGTTTGTCTCCGGCGCCCTCCACGGCGACGAAATCAACGGCACCGGTGCCATCCGGTCCCTGATCGCCGACGACGATCTGAAACTCACCGCGGGCACGGTCGTCCTGATTCCGGTCTTGAACGTGCTGGGGTTCGAGCGACACTCACGCTATTTGCCCGACCGCCGGGATCTGAACCGTTGTTTTCCCGGCAACGCCAGCGGAAGCATGGCGACACGGATGGCCAAGGTGATCTTTGATGCCATCGTACGCCGCTGTGACTACGGAGTCGACCTGCACACCGCCGCGGTGCGGCGAACGAACTACCCGAACGTTCGAGCCGACTTTCGCAACCCCGACTGCATGCGATTGGCCGAAGCCTTTGGCGCCGGCGTGATTCTCGATGGCAAGGGCCCCAAAGGGTCGTTGCGCCGCGAAGCGACCCTGGCGGACTGTCCGACGATCGTGGTCGAGGGTGGCGAAGTCTGGAAAGTCGAACCGTCGATCGTCGATTGCATGAAACGCGGCGTCCTGAACGTGCTGAAACACCTGGAGATGATGGAGGGTGAGCCCGAACTGCCGATCGGGCAGGTCAAGATCAAACAAACCAAGTGGATTCGCGCCGAACGCGGCGGATTCATGGACTTGCATGTCTCCCCCGGCAGCACCGTCACCGCCGGACAGCCGATCGCGACCAACAGCACGCTGGTGCACCAAGACCAGAACCAACTGATCGCGCCCTTTGACGGGATCGTGATCGGGATGTCGACCCTGCCCGCGGTCCAGCCCGGCGAGCCCGTCGTTCACCTCGGACGACTCGCCGGTGCCAAAAGCGCCCGCCGTGTCGAAAAACACTCCCAAGCCGACGACGTGCAACGGACCGCCCAAGAACATCTCTCGACCAACATCCAAATCGTCGATCCGAACTGACCCTGACTCCCAACCCCCGACCGCATCGCCATGAAACTCGGAATCCTCTCGCGAAGCATCCGCTGCTACAGCACCCGCCGACTGCGTGAGGCCGCCATCCAACGCGGTCACCAGGTGAAAGTCCTGGACACATTGAAGTTCGCGATCGACCTGAAACCCGCCGAACCCGATCTGTTCTTTCGCGGCAAGCAGCTGTCCCATTACGACGCCGTGCTGCCACGCATCGGTGCCTCGATCACCCAGTTCGGAACCGCCGTGGTGCGGCAGTTCGAACAGATGGACATCTTCACCACCAACTCCTCCGCCGGCATCTCCAATTCCCGCGATAAACTCCGCAGCCTCCAAATCCTCAGTCGACACCAGATCGGGATCCCCGAAACGACCTTCGTTCGCGACAAACGGGACGTCCTGCCGGCCATCGAACGCGTCGGCGGATCCCCGGTCATCATCAAACTGTTGGAAGGCACCCAGGGCATCGGGGTGCTGTTGGCCGAATCGGTCAAGGCCGCCGAGGCGATTGTG
Encoded here:
- a CDS encoding succinylglutamate desuccinylase/aspartoacylase family protein, with the protein product MVSGSSHSSSQSWFGKSVAPGESVNSELLITESYSSRDVGISLRVIRGLGDGPTVFVSGALHGDEINGTGAIRSLIADDDLKLTAGTVVLIPVLNVLGFERHSRYLPDRRDLNRCFPGNASGSMATRMAKVIFDAIVRRCDYGVDLHTAAVRRTNYPNVRADFRNPDCMRLAEAFGAGVILDGKGPKGSLRREATLADCPTIVVEGGEVWKVEPSIVDCMKRGVLNVLKHLEMMEGEPELPIGQVKIKQTKWIRAERGGFMDLHVSPGSTVTAGQPIATNSTLVHQDQNQLIAPFDGIVIGMSTLPAVQPGEPVVHLGRLAGAKSARRVEKHSQADDVQRTAQEHLSTNIQIVDPN